From the Nitrospira sp. genome, one window contains:
- a CDS encoding AAA family ATPase yields the protein MEPDVLIAEPESFTYEQHWGLQAQPFENVPDPRFYVPSVKHEEARQRILYGIQARKGAVMLTGEIGSGKTLLSRALILNLPRSKYDVALLANPSLPEKQFLGEILYQFGLPVGGSKAVQLRRLNEHLLSNARQELDTVLVIDEAQTILEDRIFDEVRLLMNYQMNDRFLLTLVLLGQPELRERVARIPQLMQRIAVRYHLERFDVEETQTYIQGRLAAAGCPRRLFTVDAVEAIYRHTGGVCRLINALCDLCLFSGAQGKVDCIDQTLVLHVADPR from the coding sequence ATGGAGCCCGATGTGTTGATCGCTGAGCCCGAATCGTTTACGTACGAACAGCATTGGGGGCTGCAGGCCCAGCCGTTTGAGAATGTTCCCGATCCGCGCTTTTATGTCCCCTCGGTGAAACATGAGGAGGCGCGGCAACGGATTTTGTATGGGATTCAGGCTCGAAAGGGCGCCGTGATGTTGACCGGCGAGATTGGAAGCGGGAAGACCCTCCTGAGCCGTGCGCTGATTCTCAATTTACCGAGGTCGAAATACGATGTGGCCTTGCTGGCAAACCCTTCTCTCCCGGAAAAGCAATTTCTTGGCGAGATTCTCTATCAATTCGGATTGCCGGTCGGTGGATCAAAAGCGGTGCAGCTGAGGCGCCTGAATGAGCATTTGCTATCGAACGCCAGGCAGGAACTCGATACGGTCCTCGTCATCGACGAGGCTCAGACCATCCTTGAGGATCGGATCTTTGACGAGGTTCGGCTCTTGATGAATTACCAGATGAACGATCGGTTTCTGTTGACGCTCGTGTTGCTTGGCCAGCCGGAACTTCGAGAACGGGTGGCGCGTATTCCGCAACTGATGCAACGGATTGCGGTTCGGTATCATCTGGAGCGGTTTGACGTCGAAGAAACGCAGACCTATATTCAGGGCCGATTGGCTGCGGCAGGGTGCCCGCGGAGGCTCTTTACCGTGGATGCGGTGGAAGCGATTTATCGACACACGGGCGGCGTCTGCCGCTTGATCAACGCGCTCTGCGATCTCTGCTTGTTCAGCGGAGCGCAAGGAAAAGTGGATTGCATCGATCAGACGCTGGTTTTGCACGTCGCAGATCCGCGTTAA
- a CDS encoding response regulator — protein sequence MPKILVADDSIAVRKVAERLLTEAGLGVTLAANGEEALAYLSKERPDVIVSDVIMPDKSGYEVCAFVRGHASLATTPVLLISGIVNDEVTKQAESCHADGVLKKPFQGTSLKDRVLELLAKRQEPVVAPPPAAPAPKPVMSGDVWNGPRITDEQLATYKQAVAHASELDAQLQAERVKGEGLKKRVGELEVLAAQAKELEGQLAAERHHVEEASNQSSRAQAIEAELVQERQQIVSLKARIASSEELRSDAQAKTAALESALKSEQDSAQGFRQQVADLQQAVSAVPQLESTLMTERAATAKLVEQLTVLEAAAARTKDLEARLAREEHRAADFERQVKQADAALTAERARIGEVSGRLAEAEREVQRLRDLEAQLAAATQAAHAKESRIQELEAMVAAAHEFETLLATERERNAVLARRVSESEQSAEQSMKRFEDMARKLGEIAGLASQLGGGKGRD from the coding sequence ATGCCGAAGATTCTTGTAGCAGATGACAGTATTGCGGTCAGAAAAGTCGCGGAGCGCTTGTTGACGGAAGCCGGACTCGGCGTCACGTTAGCTGCCAATGGGGAAGAAGCGCTCGCGTATTTGTCGAAGGAACGGCCGGACGTCATTGTGTCGGACGTGATCATGCCGGACAAAAGCGGATATGAAGTCTGCGCGTTTGTGCGGGGGCATGCGTCGCTGGCCACAACTCCGGTATTGCTGATTTCAGGCATTGTGAATGACGAGGTGACGAAACAGGCTGAGTCCTGTCATGCGGACGGGGTGCTCAAAAAGCCGTTTCAGGGAACTTCGCTTAAGGATCGGGTTTTGGAGCTGCTTGCCAAGCGCCAGGAGCCGGTAGTGGCTCCTCCCCCTGCCGCGCCGGCTCCCAAGCCGGTGATGTCCGGGGACGTATGGAACGGTCCTCGTATCACTGATGAGCAGCTTGCGACCTATAAACAAGCAGTCGCGCATGCCAGTGAACTTGATGCTCAGTTGCAAGCCGAGAGGGTGAAGGGTGAGGGGCTCAAGAAACGTGTAGGAGAACTGGAGGTGCTGGCGGCACAGGCGAAGGAACTGGAAGGCCAGCTTGCCGCCGAGCGTCACCATGTTGAGGAAGCGAGCAATCAGTCGAGCCGGGCGCAGGCCATAGAAGCTGAGTTAGTTCAAGAGCGGCAACAGATTGTGTCTTTGAAGGCACGGATTGCGAGCAGTGAGGAGTTGCGGTCAGATGCGCAGGCGAAGACAGCGGCTCTCGAATCAGCGTTGAAGTCAGAGCAGGATTCTGCTCAGGGCTTTCGGCAGCAGGTCGCCGATCTTCAGCAGGCCGTCAGTGCGGTACCTCAGTTGGAATCCACGCTGATGACCGAGCGAGCGGCCACGGCAAAACTGGTCGAGCAATTGACTGTCTTAGAGGCTGCCGCGGCCCGGACGAAAGATCTGGAAGCGCGGTTGGCCCGTGAAGAGCATCGCGCTGCCGACTTCGAGCGGCAAGTGAAGCAAGCGGACGCCGCGCTGACGGCTGAACGGGCTCGTATCGGGGAGGTAAGCGGACGTCTTGCTGAGGCTGAACGCGAGGTGCAGCGGTTGAGAGACTTGGAAGCCCAATTGGCCGCGGCGACTCAGGCTGCACATGCCAAAGAGAGTCGTATTCAGGAGTTGGAAGCAATGGTGGCTGCGGCGCATGAGTTCGAGACGCTTTTGGCGACCGAGCGGGAACGGAACGCCGTGTTGGCACGGCGTGTGTCGGAATCTGAGCAATCAGCTGAACAATCTATGAAGCGGTTTGAAGATATGGCGCGGAAGCTCGGGGAAATAGCCGGATTGGCCTCTCAGCTCGGTGGTGGAAAAGGGCGGGATTAA
- a CDS encoding chemotaxis protein CheW — MLRGAVGRQRQVTSQLCHLLVFSVGGRRLAVKTEEIGGISAWVGSIPIPSCTPFISSVIRRDQAVFPVFDLAGMLKVRVKGEQRLCLMAKQADGAMAICIDEEMPVLHSLDAAKIQVYRDNDIDTVGCFTDEFEDVPIISAARLGGA, encoded by the coding sequence ATGCTAAGGGGCGCGGTTGGCCGGCAACGTCAGGTCACTTCCCAGCTGTGTCATCTCTTAGTCTTCTCGGTAGGGGGACGCCGGCTGGCGGTAAAGACTGAAGAGATTGGCGGGATCTCTGCTTGGGTTGGCAGTATTCCCATTCCCAGTTGTACGCCCTTCATCTCGTCGGTGATCCGCCGAGATCAGGCCGTGTTTCCTGTATTTGATCTCGCAGGGATGCTGAAGGTTCGGGTGAAGGGAGAGCAGCGTCTTTGTTTGATGGCTAAGCAGGCCGACGGTGCGATGGCGATTTGCATCGATGAGGAAATGCCGGTGTTGCATTCCCTCGATGCCGCAAAGATTCAGGTCTATCGCGACAACGATATCGACACGGTGGGATGTTTTACTGATGAGTTTGAAGACGTCCCCATTATTTCAGCTGCCCGATTGGGGGGAGCGTAA
- a CDS encoding chemotaxis protein CheW — translation MSLRGHRIGTAAHVPSERFLIVGIGRQQFALSAELVQGLLTMEERGSVSALTVQGQEYPSLDLGDQLGLAQAGDGPETRMVLLAQAGIRAHIRVDRVHGLVEIERTRVLPLPRQFRSEERNWYVGLVLYGDGVAVGLHSGWLLSGGMQGHGGLQDQSQRLPLRLSDASDKLGKGIAC, via the coding sequence ATGAGTTTGCGGGGCCATCGGATCGGGACGGCTGCTCATGTACCGAGCGAGCGCTTTCTGATTGTCGGAATAGGCAGGCAGCAATTCGCCTTGTCTGCTGAGTTAGTGCAAGGGTTGCTGACGATGGAAGAGCGTGGATCCGTGAGCGCCCTCACGGTTCAAGGTCAGGAGTATCCCTCGCTGGATCTTGGGGATCAGCTTGGGCTTGCTCAGGCTGGCGACGGGCCGGAGACACGCATGGTGCTGCTGGCCCAGGCGGGGATTCGCGCCCATATCCGGGTGGATCGGGTTCATGGGCTGGTTGAAATCGAACGGACGCGCGTGTTGCCTTTGCCGCGTCAATTCCGCAGTGAAGAGCGGAACTGGTATGTGGGCCTCGTATTATATGGGGACGGAGTGGCGGTAGGGCTTCATTCGGGGTGGCTGCTGAGCGGCGGCATGCAGGGACATGGCGGGTTGCAGGATCAGAGTCAACGGTTGCCGCTGCGCCTGTCGGACGCATCCGACAAACTGGGGAAGGGCATCGCATGCTAA
- a CDS encoding Hpt domain-containing protein — protein sequence MSAEFDPDNLMAIFVAEAVDGMAELKRALHPVDGSVPSPQELHEQFIVAHRIRGAAALYGFAGIAQLSERLELLFEQSHMVPETDWLRAVGAMREIVQGVQLQLDVIGQGGGEDQVTIDRCLAVSDGFLLAETTGQVASIADGDARDFGDGAQLSQDYLVPNVDAEVLSYFVPEALEYLDTIDSLIRNLQAQPHDEDAIYRLFRTAHTLKGSGHTVGFTVIGDIAYPMEECMGKVRERRVQLSDALFEGLTRAVGIIRLALRRDPTQVPQLQHDVPAVINFLTQLRDGEAVVVAASASPVVQVAAAPSGAATVDGEAAASPVLSAEYLIPQLDPEVLSYFAPEAQEYLETLEANLLRLDKNVQDDELINQLFRTAHTLKGSAYTVGFQSIGDLVHHIEDFMGAVRDGHLAVQPGQTDLLLRAVDVVRVLMRRDPAALATTQHRFASALAELKVLHDGGVPRMEPVVSNDAATPLMPAPAGLNEEAAQPKAADGRSAEDREVIRVSRDRLERLLNLVGELVIGRGRLEQRLRVLEQLSQQVLACKSRLVDAVQSFEEKHTFTFPATPAASTETAAPGMAGLSDFGSLEFDKYDDFNILARRISEVTADITESMSQLSGSIRRSHDDMSQLQQLTLGMRDEIARARMVPIGTPFTRFRRAIREIARASGKEVSLVTSGEHTEVDTGVVERLVDPLVHLVRNAVYHGIEPAGARVAKGKPAVGTVYLHAAHRGNSIIIEVEDDGAGLDLKRIRTKAANLGLARPEQIQAMPDAEALKFIFAPGFSTAEKVGDQAGRGVGLDVVKRVIEGMNGHIDVESLPGVGTKFTLDLPLTLLIATALMVRVGSERYAIPLPNVREVTMPTVGSLQHMGERAILQMGEEAIDLYSLRHLVRRESGMVDISMPVVVVRTVSGPIGLAVDELLGRQEIVIKSLGTLRSMERSCFGGATIDPEGHVVLVVDTGRLLARESRESAAMLAAPETTVGTHQDAGQSTDGQGPAMASILLIDDSLSIRKFVGRMLENAGYQVDTAVDGEDGLRKASAHSYRLIFTDLEMPKLNGLEVIQALRSRPQTQQTPVVVMTTRAGDKHRQMALNIGASSYIAKPVEERALLQEVERWVGQVTAARK from the coding sequence ATGAGCGCTGAATTTGATCCGGACAACCTGATGGCCATTTTTGTGGCCGAGGCCGTCGATGGCATGGCCGAGCTCAAGCGCGCCTTACATCCAGTCGATGGGTCCGTCCCAAGTCCGCAAGAATTGCATGAGCAATTTATTGTGGCTCACCGGATCCGAGGGGCGGCGGCGCTCTATGGCTTTGCCGGGATCGCACAGTTGAGCGAGCGGCTGGAATTGTTGTTTGAGCAGAGTCACATGGTTCCTGAAACGGACTGGCTTCGCGCCGTTGGTGCGATGCGTGAAATTGTGCAGGGCGTCCAGCTGCAGCTCGATGTGATCGGACAAGGTGGGGGTGAAGATCAGGTGACGATCGATCGATGCCTGGCCGTGTCCGATGGGTTTCTCCTCGCTGAAACCACAGGTCAGGTGGCCTCTATCGCCGATGGCGATGCACGGGATTTCGGAGATGGCGCTCAACTGAGTCAGGATTATCTTGTGCCAAACGTGGATGCGGAAGTGCTGTCCTACTTCGTCCCCGAGGCATTGGAATACCTGGATACGATTGATAGCCTGATTCGGAATTTGCAGGCTCAGCCACACGACGAGGATGCGATCTACCGACTCTTTAGAACGGCTCATACTTTGAAAGGATCAGGCCATACGGTTGGCTTTACCGTCATCGGCGATATTGCCTATCCCATGGAAGAGTGTATGGGGAAGGTTCGGGAACGACGGGTTCAGCTGAGCGACGCGCTCTTCGAGGGATTGACCCGTGCGGTTGGCATTATTCGGCTGGCACTGCGGCGAGATCCAACCCAGGTGCCGCAATTACAGCATGATGTGCCGGCTGTGATTAACTTCCTGACGCAGTTGCGGGATGGTGAGGCTGTCGTGGTCGCGGCATCAGCTTCTCCGGTTGTCCAGGTAGCGGCGGCGCCTTCAGGTGCGGCGACAGTCGATGGCGAAGCGGCGGCGAGCCCGGTGCTATCGGCTGAGTATTTGATTCCGCAACTGGATCCCGAGGTGCTGTCTTACTTTGCCCCGGAGGCCCAGGAGTATTTGGAAACGCTTGAGGCCAATCTCCTGCGGCTGGATAAGAACGTTCAGGACGACGAATTGATCAATCAATTGTTCCGGACTGCGCATACCCTCAAGGGGTCTGCGTATACCGTAGGGTTTCAATCCATCGGCGATCTGGTCCATCACATTGAAGACTTTATGGGAGCGGTGCGTGACGGGCATTTGGCTGTGCAGCCCGGTCAGACAGATTTATTGCTTCGAGCCGTCGATGTCGTTCGCGTGCTGATGCGCCGTGACCCTGCGGCTCTGGCGACAACTCAGCACCGATTCGCCTCCGCGCTCGCTGAGCTGAAAGTTCTGCATGATGGCGGTGTCCCACGTATGGAGCCGGTTGTCTCGAACGATGCTGCGACTCCTCTCATGCCAGCGCCTGCCGGACTCAATGAAGAAGCGGCCCAACCCAAAGCCGCCGATGGACGGTCTGCAGAAGATCGTGAAGTGATTCGGGTCAGCCGGGACCGACTAGAGCGACTGCTGAATCTGGTCGGTGAATTGGTCATTGGGCGAGGCCGGTTAGAGCAGCGTCTTCGGGTGTTAGAGCAGCTATCTCAACAGGTATTAGCCTGCAAATCCAGGCTGGTCGATGCCGTACAATCGTTTGAAGAGAAACATACGTTCACATTTCCGGCCACTCCTGCAGCTTCCACAGAGACCGCCGCTCCAGGCATGGCTGGTTTAAGCGATTTCGGCAGTCTGGAGTTCGATAAGTATGACGATTTCAATATTCTGGCGAGACGTATCAGTGAGGTGACCGCTGATATTACGGAATCGATGTCGCAACTGAGCGGATCCATCCGCCGATCCCATGATGATATGAGCCAGTTGCAGCAGCTGACCCTCGGTATGCGGGATGAAATCGCGCGTGCCCGCATGGTTCCCATCGGGACTCCGTTTACGCGGTTCCGCCGAGCGATTCGGGAGATTGCCCGTGCTTCAGGGAAAGAAGTGTCGCTGGTGACGTCCGGTGAACATACCGAGGTGGATACGGGGGTCGTGGAGCGCCTCGTCGACCCCTTGGTCCATCTTGTGCGCAATGCGGTGTACCACGGCATTGAACCCGCCGGCGCTCGAGTGGCGAAAGGAAAACCAGCGGTTGGCACGGTCTACTTGCACGCCGCTCATCGAGGCAACTCGATCATCATCGAAGTGGAAGACGACGGGGCGGGTCTCGATCTCAAACGGATTCGGACGAAAGCCGCGAATCTTGGGCTGGCTCGGCCGGAACAGATTCAGGCGATGCCGGATGCAGAAGCCTTGAAGTTTATCTTTGCCCCCGGGTTTTCGACGGCGGAGAAGGTGGGGGATCAGGCTGGGAGAGGCGTCGGTCTCGATGTGGTCAAGCGGGTGATTGAGGGGATGAACGGTCATATCGACGTGGAGTCGCTTCCCGGAGTGGGCACCAAGTTTACGTTGGATTTGCCGCTGACGCTGCTCATTGCGACGGCTTTGATGGTTCGAGTGGGATCGGAGCGGTATGCGATTCCATTGCCCAACGTGCGCGAGGTCACCATGCCGACGGTGGGCTCGTTGCAGCACATGGGGGAGCGGGCCATTTTGCAGATGGGCGAAGAGGCGATCGATCTCTATTCATTGCGCCACTTGGTCCGACGGGAAAGCGGGATGGTCGATATCTCCATGCCAGTGGTCGTGGTACGCACCGTCTCTGGTCCGATCGGACTGGCGGTCGATGAGTTGTTGGGGCGCCAGGAAATCGTCATTAAATCATTGGGTACGTTACGCTCGATGGAACGTTCCTGCTTCGGCGGGGCCACGATCGATCCTGAAGGGCATGTAGTGCTCGTGGTGGATACGGGACGTTTGCTCGCGCGGGAGTCTCGGGAGTCGGCCGCGATGTTGGCGGCCCCGGAAACGACCGTGGGGACTCATCAGGACGCGGGCCAAAGTACGGATGGCCAAGGCCCTGCGATGGCGTCAATTCTCTTGATCGACGATTCGCTGAGCATTCGGAAATTTGTCGGACGCATGTTGGAAAATGCCGGGTATCAGGTCGATACCGCGGTAGATGGCGAAGATGGATTGCGGAAGGCCTCGGCGCATTCCTACCGGTTGATTTTTACAGATTTGGAGATGCCGAAGTTGAACGGATTGGAAGTCATCCAGGCGTTGCGTAGTCGGCCACAGACGCAGCAGACCCCAGTCGTGGTCATGACCACGCGTGCGGGGGACAAGCACCGTCAGATGGCGCTCAATATCGGGGCCAGCTCATATATCGCTAAGCCGGTGGAAGAACGCGCGTTGCTTCAAGAGGTCGAGCGATGGGTCGGGCAGGTGACGGCGGCCCGGAAGTAA
- a CDS encoding methyl-accepting chemotaxis protein gives MARHSKSAWTIQTWFNNLKTLPKLILGFSAVGVIMIMVGLVGLIGLSRLKAELQNIYDGSTVALSNTGVSSTNLGLYHDALLNAGRQSRKSDFDDAIAPLAVLKKQTLEPLQAYQGSEFRESATGRNEAKDIAALKTALAEYFVSTDGAVSAFADSYAASLSEDQKQSMRDLGNLALSVEVANKYSTATLRVRELMTTIRELAKEQNESGQAEATRSTNLVLFGGLIALLFGGTIGYYLARYIARNIVHVADVAEQAAAGNLQARAKLESDDEVGHMAKAFNSMLDRITALVSTEEERDVMQKRLMQFLVLVSDVGKGDLTKRGEVTADMFGNLADGFNLMIQRFAQLMRQVREAAERVNKSAGTLRDNAGQMAGTAKHQADESVKTLGAVEQLAASMRQVAETAGASSESARQVLQATERGRVAVQETVQDMQSIRAAVQRMSKQVKALGDRSLEISQIVSTIRDIANQTNLLALNAAIEAAGAGEAGARFAVVADQVRKLAESSTQATREIADLVKVIQSETQDAVVAMEHETQAVEAGSASALRTGDVFKEISTIAQRSSELAQSIASSAVEQTASTDKVGRSIKDFTGGAVATQKATDSARVTVEDMAKLAETLTASVSQFKLV, from the coding sequence ATGGCGAGGCACAGCAAGTCAGCGTGGACGATTCAGACGTGGTTCAATAATCTCAAAACACTGCCGAAGTTGATTCTCGGATTCTCTGCCGTCGGTGTCATCATGATCATGGTCGGTCTCGTGGGTCTTATCGGTTTGAGCCGGCTAAAAGCTGAGTTGCAGAATATTTACGACGGATCAACGGTCGCGCTGTCGAACACCGGAGTCAGCAGTACGAACCTCGGTCTGTATCATGACGCGCTGCTGAACGCCGGCCGCCAGTCACGGAAGAGCGACTTTGACGATGCAATCGCGCCGCTGGCCGTTCTCAAAAAACAGACATTGGAACCCTTGCAAGCCTATCAGGGGTCGGAGTTCCGCGAGTCGGCGACGGGCCGAAACGAAGCGAAGGATATCGCTGCGCTGAAGACCGCGTTGGCAGAATATTTCGTGTCGACCGACGGTGCCGTCAGCGCTTTTGCTGATAGTTACGCTGCGTCACTCTCCGAAGATCAGAAGCAGAGCATGCGAGACCTGGGTAACCTGGCCCTCTCCGTCGAAGTCGCGAACAAGTACAGCACGGCCACGCTGCGTGTGCGAGAGTTGATGACCACGATTCGAGAATTGGCCAAAGAACAGAACGAGAGCGGACAGGCCGAAGCGACGCGCAGCACGAATTTGGTGTTGTTCGGAGGCCTTATCGCGCTCCTGTTCGGAGGCACCATCGGTTACTACCTGGCCCGATATATTGCACGAAACATCGTGCACGTGGCCGATGTCGCCGAGCAAGCCGCTGCGGGTAACCTCCAGGCCCGCGCGAAGCTCGAGAGCGACGACGAGGTGGGCCACATGGCGAAAGCGTTCAACTCGATGTTGGATCGTATTACGGCCCTTGTGTCCACCGAGGAAGAGCGAGACGTGATGCAAAAGCGCTTGATGCAATTCCTTGTGTTGGTGTCTGACGTCGGGAAAGGAGACCTGACCAAGCGCGGCGAAGTCACGGCGGATATGTTCGGAAACTTGGCCGACGGATTCAATCTCATGATTCAGCGGTTCGCGCAGTTGATGCGCCAAGTGCGTGAAGCGGCTGAACGGGTGAATAAATCAGCCGGGACGCTGAGAGACAACGCCGGACAGATGGCCGGTACGGCGAAGCATCAAGCCGACGAATCCGTCAAGACGCTGGGCGCGGTTGAACAGTTGGCGGCGTCGATGCGGCAGGTCGCTGAAACCGCCGGGGCGTCTTCTGAATCGGCCCGCCAAGTGTTGCAAGCGACCGAGCGCGGTCGCGTGGCGGTCCAAGAAACCGTGCAGGACATGCAGAGTATCCGCGCTGCGGTGCAACGTATGTCGAAACAGGTGAAAGCCCTTGGCGACCGGTCGCTGGAAATTTCACAGATCGTGTCGACGATTCGGGATATTGCCAATCAGACCAACCTCCTGGCCTTGAACGCGGCCATCGAGGCCGCCGGCGCCGGAGAAGCGGGCGCCCGATTCGCCGTCGTCGCCGACCAGGTGAGAAAGCTCGCGGAAAGCTCCACGCAGGCCACGCGGGAAATTGCGGACCTTGTGAAAGTGATTCAAAGTGAAACGCAGGATGCCGTGGTCGCGATGGAACATGAAACTCAGGCCGTGGAAGCGGGGTCGGCTTCTGCGTTGCGTACGGGTGATGTGTTCAAAGAAATTTCTACGATCGCCCAGCGTTCATCCGAGCTGGCGCAAAGCATCGCATCCTCTGCGGTTGAGCAGACCGCTTCGACCGATAAGGTGGGACGCTCGATTAAGGACTTTACCGGCGGCGCGGTGGCCACGCAGAAAGCCACGGATTCCGCGCGAGTCACCGTAGAAGATATGGCGAAGCTCGCTGAAACGCTGACGGCCTCTGTGTCGCAATTCAAACTGGTGTAG
- a CDS encoding chemotaxis protein CheW produces the protein MEPALSTSQSVGAVLADGVKVPTPSRICLITLGGELFAIDLRHVREVFELESVTPVPGMPSTLVGVANLRGTVMPLADLRPSLGIPSTASLPFVVVVRHGQQQVGILIDAVPEIRTIHPDDLLNATSRGLSESRPFLSGLAKIEERMSGMVDVQKLLACVEGVLN, from the coding sequence ATGGAACCAGCTCTCAGCACATCGCAATCTGTCGGGGCTGTCCTGGCTGACGGTGTCAAAGTACCCACTCCGTCGCGTATCTGCCTCATCACTCTCGGGGGGGAACTGTTTGCCATTGATTTGCGTCATGTACGAGAAGTCTTCGAGCTGGAATCCGTGACACCCGTTCCTGGGATGCCGTCCACATTAGTGGGGGTGGCCAATCTTCGGGGTACGGTCATGCCCTTGGCAGATCTACGTCCGTCGCTCGGGATTCCGTCGACCGCGTCACTGCCTTTCGTGGTGGTGGTCCGCCATGGTCAGCAGCAGGTGGGCATTCTGATCGACGCCGTCCCTGAAATACGTACGATCCATCCCGATGATCTGTTGAACGCGACGTCAAGGGGATTATCGGAGTCCCGGCCATTCCTTTCAGGACTGGCCAAGATTGAAGAGCGCATGAGCGGCATGGTCGATGTGCAGAAGCTCTTGGCCTGTGTGGAAGGCGTGTTGAATTAG
- a CDS encoding response regulator, protein MSKIVVVDDSYAELQMIEGYLKAASHTVVSFPNTDKLEDKIVSEKPDLIVMDVVMPGRNGFQACRDLKADDRFKNIPVVLCTSKGQESDKFWGQQQGANGYVVKPFKAEDLLAAVKRALN, encoded by the coding sequence ATGAGCAAGATCGTAGTCGTCGATGATTCGTACGCGGAGTTGCAGATGATCGAAGGGTATCTCAAGGCGGCCAGCCACACCGTGGTGTCTTTCCCGAATACGGACAAGCTGGAAGATAAGATCGTCTCCGAAAAACCTGATCTGATTGTGATGGATGTGGTCATGCCGGGCCGGAATGGCTTCCAGGCTTGCCGCGATCTGAAAGCCGATGATCGGTTTAAGAATATTCCCGTCGTGCTCTGCACGTCCAAGGGGCAGGAGAGCGACAAGTTTTGGGGGCAGCAGCAGGGCGCCAATGGATATGTGGTGAAGCCGTTCAAGGCTGAAGATCTCTTGGCCGCCGTGAAGCGCGCGTTGAACTAG
- a CDS encoding DUF3365 domain-containing protein → MKAQLTSLMLGAAMCATVIGAPSFARAGDESETAELLIALLKSGRAVVSEHQALINDPSKGNKGFTDEFMAHQVIEKFKAKTRVDLSRPNGVPQSAVLLALLEAEREVVLEGQPVINKQGVAFKGFIPAVFARKSGEKFYKKTGIRLKLTGTDYRYPGNKPDDFEAEVLRMFGDSRHPKGQQYAKATMVGGKPVMRVMDPEYAGPTCLTCHGGPKGERDITGTRKEGWKEGDLAGAISVVVPMR, encoded by the coding sequence ATGAAGGCACAGTTAACATCACTCATGCTTGGTGCGGCGATGTGTGCGACGGTGATAGGGGCGCCATCGTTCGCTCGCGCAGGCGATGAGAGTGAGACAGCGGAATTGCTGATCGCACTGTTGAAATCCGGCCGCGCGGTGGTGTCGGAACATCAGGCACTGATTAACGATCCCAGCAAAGGCAATAAGGGGTTCACGGACGAATTTATGGCCCATCAGGTCATTGAGAAATTTAAAGCGAAGACGCGCGTGGATCTGAGTCGCCCGAATGGAGTCCCGCAGAGCGCCGTCCTCCTGGCGCTGCTCGAAGCGGAGCGTGAAGTGGTGTTGGAAGGGCAGCCGGTGATCAATAAGCAGGGCGTCGCCTTCAAGGGATTTATTCCAGCGGTGTTCGCTCGAAAGTCAGGAGAAAAATTCTACAAGAAAACCGGCATTCGATTGAAATTAACGGGAACCGATTATCGTTACCCTGGCAACAAGCCGGATGATTTTGAGGCCGAAGTACTTCGAATGTTCGGCGATTCCCGCCATCCGAAGGGACAACAATATGCGAAGGCCACGATGGTCGGGGGCAAGCCGGTGATGCGTGTCATGGATCCTGAATATGCCGGCCCGACCTGTCTCACCTGCCATGGGGGGCCGAAAGGGGAACGGGATATTACCGGAACGAGAAAAGAAGGATGGAAAGAGGGAGATCTGGCCGGCGCAATCAGCGTCGTGGTGCCGATGCGGTAA